One Nitrospira sp. genomic region harbors:
- a CDS encoding DUF2235 domain-containing protein, with amino-acid sequence MSKRIILCFDGEWHRPPDTGRWASAPTIAGQPFWSCNGDHSDRKTNVRQLYRSILPQTDKGLLQQKRYDSGTDMAWFHRFRDGPFGYGLDRTILLSYAYLAATYEPGDELFVYGFSRGAYTARCLVGLLATAGLPSSTLLDQDLVRFTRETTTTSPVETGGAPDLTDCLLQMVLKPVRHVLDEGYRYYRSTHTYTIDSNASASKRRGFQHVIVTLLGLWDTVGPLGIPTNALKWLNESRYNFHDTELSPIVQRAYHALAIDEHRVDHNATLWTSPAVSGQIIEQRWFAGAHGDLGGIYPDRDLANISLEWILRSSIGNGLAIAPRSMPANGNALSPLHDSFSESFVGLRKWIHSRFYRPVMQTGTSTEVLDGSVHTRLLERPSYRPKNEGLSSLLTFH; translated from the coding sequence GTGTCCAAACGCATAATTCTGTGTTTCGACGGCGAATGGCACCGACCTCCCGACACTGGCAGATGGGCGTCTGCACCGACTATCGCTGGTCAGCCATTCTGGTCTTGCAACGGAGACCACTCGGACCGAAAGACCAACGTTCGCCAGCTCTATCGATCCATTCTCCCGCAGACCGATAAGGGACTCCTTCAACAAAAGCGGTACGACTCCGGCACCGACATGGCCTGGTTTCATCGTTTTCGCGACGGACCATTCGGCTATGGACTGGATCGCACTATCCTCCTGAGCTATGCCTACCTGGCAGCGACCTATGAACCAGGCGATGAGCTGTTCGTCTATGGATTCAGCCGAGGTGCCTATACTGCCCGATGCCTCGTGGGGCTCCTCGCAACCGCTGGCCTTCCTTCATCAACACTGCTTGATCAAGACCTTGTCCGCTTCACACGTGAAACCACGACCACATCTCCGGTCGAAACTGGGGGTGCGCCCGATCTGACTGATTGCCTCCTGCAAATGGTTCTCAAGCCCGTCAGGCATGTTCTTGACGAAGGATACCGGTACTATCGAAGCACACACACATACACAATCGACTCCAACGCTTCCGCTTCGAAGCGACGAGGCTTTCAACATGTCATCGTGACACTCCTCGGACTCTGGGACACCGTGGGTCCGTTGGGAATACCCACAAATGCACTCAAGTGGCTAAATGAATCCCGGTATAATTTTCACGATACTGAACTAAGCCCTATCGTACAACGGGCCTACCACGCGCTCGCCATTGATGAACACCGGGTCGACCACAACGCGACGCTCTGGACCTCCCCTGCAGTATCTGGGCAAATCATTGAACAGCGATGGTTTGCCGGAGCGCATGGAGATCTCGGCGGGATCTATCCTGATCGGGATCTAGCCAATATTTCCTTGGAGTGGATACTACGAAGTTCAATCGGAAACGGGCTAGCGATTGCCCCACGCAGCATGCCGGCAAATGGGAACGCACTAAGTCCGCTTCACGATTCGTTCAGTGAATCGTTTGTCGGGCTTAGGAAATGGATTCATTCACGATTCTATCGACCCGTCATGCAAACCGGTACCAGCACCGAGGTGTTAGATGGGTCTGTCCACACACGCTTGCTCGAGAGGCCCTCTTACAGGCCGAAGAACGAAGGCCTCAGCAGCTTACTGACATTTCACTAG
- a CDS encoding lipocalin family protein, with product MPAVDLDRYSGTWYEIARLPMWFQRHCVHSMATYTRRPDGTIGVRNECVTDTGGQDFVEGMARVVDPQTNARLTVVFDNFFARLFGSSRDGNYWILALDPDYRSAMVGTPDRRYLWVLSRTPQLDNITYQHYVAQARQLGFPVSSLIRTLRPTTP from the coding sequence GTGCCGGCTGTGGACCTCGACCGCTATAGCGGCACCTGGTATGAGATTGCACGGCTGCCGATGTGGTTTCAGCGTCATTGCGTACATTCCATGGCGACCTACACAAGACGGCCGGATGGCACGATTGGTGTGCGCAATGAATGTGTGACCGACACGGGGGGGCAGGATTTTGTCGAGGGGATGGCGCGGGTTGTTGATCCACAGACGAACGCGCGACTGACGGTCGTCTTCGACAATTTCTTTGCCCGGCTGTTCGGCTCATCCCGTGACGGCAACTACTGGATTCTCGCACTTGATCCAGATTACCGCTCCGCGATGGTGGGTACGCCCGATCGCCGTTATCTCTGGGTTCTTTCCCGCACGCCTCAACTGGACAACATCACATACCAGCACTACGTCGCACAGGCCAGGCAACTCGGCTTTCCTGTCTCGTCACTCATCCGCACGCTTCGTCCGACCACACCATAA
- a CDS encoding PAS domain S-box protein codes for MTSLASCWQRILPAHSDSGRTAWLWCAFGAVSLLGTAALDVFTPLKLAAGAGYLLAVLSAGMVQSSRAPWVVAALATGLSGLGLYGTSPGDGVWREAISRGIFVGACWLAAWIVAQWQAASKTRAYLPSARLQSLLTNSQTIIFVKDLNGRFLEVSDQFAGLLGLPAEAVIGKTDHDFFPAGVADVYRQHDAEVVKAGTVMNFEEAALVNGSLRWFVSRKFPFYDEAGRIIAVGGVATDMTARLQAEADRHDAQERLDLVVAATQTGVWDWDMSTNRMYYSALWKASLGYEEWELSDSPAEWESRLHPEDKSRVLALVDDYLSGRIASYELEHRLRHKDGTYRWIHTVAVLQREPEGRPWRMTGSHVDITKRKQAEQALSQSESTLRSFFESDVLMMGIVEVVDGDILHVSDNRRVASFFGTTPERMRGRRASEMGVPAEVIQHWIRHYEESERRKKPVRFTYVHPEPATGANLHLSVTVCWIGAGCDGHVRYSYLVEDVTESYRLEATLRETAERYRGVVAALAEGVVLHDAQGRIIACNPSAERILGLTTDQLLGRTSVDPAWQAIRPDGRPFEADLRPPTVTLRTGRPCTEVVMGLHRPTGELRWVSINTQALTGPEGGQPYGVVGSFHDITERRRAEQALLEAQTELEHRVQERTAKIQELESQRAQAEKLAALGHLAVGIAHEVNNPLAGITNAFHLVKQGIDRDHRHYRFVELIEREIRRLTTIVKKMYTLYQGVPAGKREPTDIAALLQDLTALLGHKLSAKRIRLCAKVEIARQSVDVSRSDLFQVLLNLVQNAIDASSPDSEIELIVAEREDQLRWSVTDHGTGIAPHVLPHVFDPFFTTKSGSSWQGLGLGLSVSRGLVQAMGGKIEIETTIQRGSTFTVVHPLAATDDIEPLGAQSPIGKGQQDDDYAATHSHC; via the coding sequence GTGACCAGTCTCGCCTCTTGTTGGCAGCGTATCCTGCCGGCCCACTCAGATTCGGGCCGTACAGCGTGGTTGTGGTGTGCCTTCGGTGCCGTAAGCCTTCTTGGCACGGCCGCGCTCGATGTCTTCACTCCCCTGAAACTGGCGGCTGGTGCGGGATATCTGCTGGCCGTGTTGTCTGCCGGCATGGTGCAGTCTTCCCGAGCTCCCTGGGTCGTGGCGGCCCTTGCCACCGGCCTTTCCGGGCTTGGATTGTACGGGACTTCGCCCGGTGACGGGGTCTGGCGCGAGGCTATAAGTCGCGGCATCTTCGTCGGCGCTTGTTGGCTGGCAGCCTGGATTGTTGCTCAATGGCAGGCTGCATCCAAAACCCGGGCCTATCTGCCCTCTGCGCGCTTGCAGTCGCTGCTGACCAACAGTCAGACCATCATTTTCGTCAAAGATCTCAATGGGCGGTTTCTCGAAGTCAGCGATCAGTTCGCAGGGTTGCTCGGGCTTCCGGCTGAGGCGGTGATTGGGAAGACCGATCATGACTTCTTTCCTGCCGGTGTGGCCGACGTGTATCGACAACATGATGCGGAGGTCGTGAAGGCCGGAACGGTGATGAATTTTGAGGAAGCGGCGTTGGTCAATGGCAGCCTGCGCTGGTTTGTGTCACGAAAGTTTCCATTCTACGACGAGGCCGGTCGGATTATTGCCGTCGGAGGCGTGGCGACGGATATGACGGCCCGGTTGCAGGCTGAAGCCGATCGCCATGACGCGCAAGAGCGCTTGGATCTGGTGGTCGCGGCGACACAGACGGGAGTCTGGGATTGGGATATGTCGACCAATCGGATGTATTACTCCGCTCTCTGGAAGGCGAGTTTGGGCTATGAAGAATGGGAGCTCTCTGATTCACCTGCCGAATGGGAGTCCCGCCTGCATCCTGAGGACAAGTCGCGCGTACTGGCTCTCGTTGACGACTACCTGTCCGGTCGGATCGCTTCCTATGAATTGGAACATCGGTTGCGTCACAAAGACGGGACGTATCGGTGGATTCATACGGTGGCGGTGCTGCAACGGGAACCGGAAGGGCGTCCTTGGCGGATGACCGGATCGCATGTCGACATTACCAAGCGTAAACAGGCAGAGCAGGCCTTGTCGCAGAGCGAGTCTACGCTCAGGAGTTTTTTCGAGAGTGACGTGTTGATGATGGGAATCGTGGAAGTGGTCGACGGCGATATCTTGCACGTATCGGACAATCGGCGGGTTGCCTCGTTTTTCGGTACGACACCGGAACGAATGCGAGGACGACGGGCCTCGGAGATGGGCGTTCCTGCGGAGGTTATCCAACACTGGATCCGTCACTACGAGGAAAGTGAACGCAGGAAGAAGCCGGTGCGCTTTACCTACGTCCATCCCGAACCGGCTACCGGAGCAAACCTCCACTTGTCCGTGACCGTGTGCTGGATCGGCGCCGGCTGCGATGGACACGTTCGGTACTCATATCTCGTTGAGGATGTGACCGAGTCCTACCGATTAGAAGCCACGCTCCGAGAAACCGCTGAGCGGTATCGAGGCGTGGTGGCAGCCCTCGCCGAAGGCGTGGTGTTGCATGACGCGCAAGGGCGGATCATCGCCTGCAATCCCAGTGCGGAACGGATCCTTGGTCTGACGACGGATCAACTGCTGGGGCGAACATCGGTCGATCCTGCTTGGCAGGCGATTCGTCCTGACGGGAGGCCGTTTGAGGCGGACCTGCGTCCCCCGACGGTGACCCTTCGAACCGGTCGTCCTTGTACCGAAGTGGTCATGGGGTTGCATCGGCCGACGGGGGAACTGCGGTGGGTGTCCATCAATACCCAGGCCTTGACGGGACCGGAGGGAGGGCAACCGTATGGCGTGGTCGGATCGTTCCACGACATCACGGAGCGTAGGCGGGCCGAGCAGGCATTGCTGGAGGCCCAGACCGAATTGGAACACCGGGTGCAGGAGCGTACCGCGAAGATTCAGGAGCTGGAGTCTCAGCGTGCGCAGGCCGAAAAGCTGGCAGCTCTCGGCCATTTGGCCGTCGGCATTGCGCATGAAGTGAACAACCCCTTGGCCGGGATCACGAATGCCTTCCACCTCGTGAAGCAGGGAATCGACCGTGACCACCGACACTATCGGTTCGTAGAGCTCATTGAGCGAGAAATCCGTCGCCTGACGACCATCGTGAAGAAGATGTACACCTTGTATCAAGGTGTTCCGGCGGGCAAGCGTGAACCGACGGATATCGCCGCACTCCTTCAGGACCTGACCGCGTTGCTTGGACATAAACTCTCGGCGAAACGAATCCGCTTGTGCGCGAAAGTGGAGATCGCTCGGCAGAGTGTTGATGTGTCGAGGTCTGACCTGTTTCAGGTATTGCTCAACCTTGTTCAGAATGCCATTGATGCCTCTAGTCCCGACAGCGAGATCGAATTGATTGTTGCCGAACGGGAGGATCAGCTTCGCTGGAGCGTGACCGATCACGGCACCGGTATCGCCCCCCATGTACTGCCGCATGTATTTGATCCCTTCTTCACGACGAAGTCCGGCTCGAGTTGGCAGGGGCTCGGCCTTGGCTTATCCGTTTCTCGAGGTTTGGTTCAGGCCATGGGGGGCAAGATCGAAATTGAAACAACTATTCAACGTGGGTCGACCTTCACTGTCGTGCATCCGCTTGCCGCGACCGACGATATTGAGCCCCTCGGGGCACAGTCGCCAATAGGAAAGGGACAACAAGATGATGACTATGCAGCAACGCATTCTCATTGCTGA
- the glgB gene encoding 1,4-alpha-glucan branching protein GlgB, translating into MDHFRHHQAGQPLGSISSLHETSRQDSSLLSSDDLYLFNEGTHFHLYDKLGAHPTSFGGVEGTYFAVWAPEAEQVSVFGTFNHWDPTRHPLRPCQSSGIWEGFVPGVGCGTLYKFHIRSRNRGAVLIKTDPFARLNEVPPKSASVVWDLNYTWHDHDWMQSRARHNALNAPISIYEVHLGSWMRVPGDGNRSLSYREAAPKLIDYVQRLGFTHVEFLPLMDHPFFGSWGYQTTGYFAPSGNYGTPQDLMYLIDQLHQHNIGVILDWVPSHFPTDEHGLSRFDGSHLFEHADPRQGLHPDWGTAVFNYSRNEVRSFLISSALFWLEQYHADGLRVDAVASMLYLDYSRKEGEWIPNRHGGRENLDAITFLRQLNEEIYRRHPDVQTYAEESTSWPSVSRPTYAGGLGFGMKWDMGWMHDTLEYMALDPVYRKHHHRNLTFRMLYAFQENFLLPLSHDEVVHGKGSLLGKMPGDDWQKFANLRVLFGYMYAQAAKKLLFMGGEIGQWREWAHDDSIDWNLLQYPPHQGVQRWVADLNRLYRTEPALHECDFDPRGFEWIDCQDADTGVISLLRHGRSSPQSVAIVCNFTPVPRQQYRVGVPHGGYWKELLNSDASTYGGSGMGNLGGLSAEPVPAHGHAHSLVMTLPPLAVLFFKHAD; encoded by the coding sequence ATGGACCACTTCCGACACCACCAAGCCGGTCAGCCACTTGGGTCGATCTCGTCCCTGCACGAAACGTCCCGACAGGACAGCAGCCTCCTTTCCTCGGATGATCTGTACCTTTTTAACGAGGGCACTCACTTTCATTTGTATGACAAGCTCGGGGCGCACCCCACGAGTTTCGGCGGAGTGGAAGGCACCTATTTCGCCGTGTGGGCGCCGGAAGCCGAGCAGGTGTCGGTGTTCGGAACGTTCAATCATTGGGACCCAACCCGTCATCCACTTCGCCCCTGTCAATCATCCGGCATCTGGGAAGGCTTTGTCCCCGGTGTGGGGTGCGGTACGTTGTACAAATTCCATATCCGCTCACGAAACCGCGGGGCAGTGCTCATCAAAACCGACCCGTTTGCCCGACTCAACGAGGTCCCACCGAAGTCCGCCTCGGTAGTCTGGGACCTGAACTACACCTGGCATGACCACGACTGGATGCAGTCTCGTGCCCGGCACAATGCGCTGAATGCCCCGATCAGCATTTACGAAGTGCATCTCGGCTCCTGGATGCGCGTCCCCGGCGACGGCAACCGCTCCCTGAGCTACCGTGAAGCGGCGCCGAAGTTGATCGACTATGTGCAGCGATTAGGGTTCACGCACGTGGAATTCCTGCCGCTGATGGATCATCCCTTTTTCGGGTCCTGGGGCTACCAAACAACCGGATACTTCGCTCCTTCCGGCAACTATGGCACGCCGCAGGATTTGATGTACCTGATTGATCAGCTGCATCAGCACAACATTGGCGTGATTCTGGACTGGGTCCCCTCGCACTTCCCGACGGACGAGCATGGGCTCAGCCGATTCGACGGCAGCCATCTCTTTGAACATGCGGATCCTCGCCAGGGGCTTCACCCTGATTGGGGCACCGCGGTCTTCAACTATAGTCGCAATGAAGTGCGCAGCTTTCTGATCAGCAGCGCCCTCTTCTGGCTAGAGCAATACCACGCGGATGGACTTCGGGTGGATGCGGTCGCCTCAATGTTGTACCTGGACTATTCGCGGAAGGAAGGGGAATGGATCCCCAATCGCCATGGCGGGCGGGAAAATTTGGACGCCATTACCTTTCTTCGCCAGCTCAATGAAGAAATCTATCGCCGACACCCGGACGTGCAGACCTATGCGGAGGAATCGACTTCCTGGCCGTCCGTGTCACGCCCCACGTACGCTGGCGGATTGGGGTTCGGCATGAAGTGGGATATGGGCTGGATGCACGACACCCTCGAGTACATGGCGCTGGATCCGGTCTATCGCAAACACCATCACCGGAATCTCACCTTTCGTATGCTGTATGCGTTTCAAGAGAACTTTCTGTTGCCTCTGTCCCACGACGAAGTGGTACATGGGAAAGGTTCACTCCTGGGGAAAATGCCCGGGGACGACTGGCAAAAGTTCGCCAACCTCCGTGTGCTTTTTGGCTACATGTACGCGCAGGCGGCCAAGAAACTGCTGTTCATGGGAGGCGAAATCGGCCAGTGGCGGGAGTGGGCCCATGACGACAGCATTGATTGGAACCTCCTGCAATACCCGCCTCATCAGGGTGTACAGCGATGGGTCGCCGACCTCAATCGCCTATACCGCACGGAGCCGGCCCTCCATGAATGTGACTTTGATCCTCGCGGGTTTGAGTGGATCGATTGTCAAGATGCGGACACCGGAGTCATCAGCCTCCTACGCCATGGCCGATCATCTCCGCAGAGTGTTGCCATCGTCTGCAATTTCACACCGGTGCCGCGCCAGCAGTATCGAGTTGGCGTCCCGCACGGAGGCTATTGGAAAGAGTTGCTGAACAGCGATGCCTCGACCTACGGCGGCAGTGGGATGGGAAATCTCGGCGGCCTGTCGGCCGAGCCGGTTCCCGCCCATGGGCATGCCCACTCCCTGGTCATGACCCTGCCTCCGCTGGCTGTGCTGTTCTTCAAACATGCCGACTGA
- a CDS encoding type I secretion system permease/ATPase yields MEVSTPHLDSCSTAVHLPDTGLLCLQLIARFYDVPMDGGQIQHQFGESGHSLKTNALLRAAKHVGLKAGLVTTSWDELAATPLPAIARRTDGRHVVLAKVQGEKVLVQDPLEKRPNLLMKEEFVATWSGSLLLCTKRVGLRIEDRSFDITWFIPAVLKYRRLLGEVVLASFFLQLFALLTPLFTQVVIDKVLVHKGFTTLHVMAVGMLALALFDGLLGGLRTYLFAHTTNRIDVGLGSQLFRHLLALPLAYFEARRVGDTVARVRELEQIRQFLTSNAVTVVLDVVFTIVFLGVMWIYSPTLTLVVMASLPLYVLLSVLITPTIRARLHEKFNRGAENQSFLVEAVSGIQTVKALAVEPPLQRRWDEQLAGYVQASFRATNLIAVAGQAATCIQKSTTIAVMWVGAYQVIDGALSIGELIAFNMLSGQVTGPLLRMVNLWQEFQQVGISIQRLGDVLNAKAEPSYNPNRTTLPQIAGQIVFDDVGFRYRIDGPPVLQHVSLTLQPGQIVGVVGRSGSGKSTIAKLVQRLYVPERGRVLVDGVDLAQIDPAWLRRQVGVVLQENFLFNRSVRDNIALTDPGLSMDRVMHAAKLAGAHEFILELPEGYDTIVGEHGCALSGGQRQRIAIARALVANPRILIFDEATSALDYESEAIIQRNMAQICKGRTVIIIAHRLSTVRPAHKIYVIDRGQLIEQGTHDELLTRNGMYTRLHQHQEGRAA; encoded by the coding sequence ATGGAAGTCTCGACTCCCCATCTCGATTCTTGCTCAACGGCGGTACATCTGCCCGATACCGGACTATTGTGCCTGCAATTGATTGCGCGCTTTTATGATGTGCCGATGGATGGTGGCCAAATTCAGCATCAATTCGGTGAGTCTGGCCACTCACTGAAGACGAATGCATTATTGCGTGCTGCAAAACATGTCGGCCTCAAGGCCGGTCTTGTAACCACTTCATGGGACGAACTAGCCGCGACGCCACTTCCGGCGATCGCGCGACGGACTGATGGTAGGCATGTTGTCTTAGCGAAAGTGCAGGGAGAGAAGGTGCTCGTTCAAGATCCGCTGGAGAAGCGGCCGAATCTTCTCATGAAGGAGGAATTTGTCGCCACATGGAGCGGTAGCCTGCTGCTCTGTACAAAACGCGTAGGCTTGCGAATAGAGGATCGTTCCTTCGACATCACCTGGTTTATCCCCGCGGTACTCAAGTACCGGCGCCTGCTGGGCGAAGTGGTACTGGCGTCGTTCTTCCTCCAGCTCTTTGCGTTGCTAACCCCGCTCTTTACTCAAGTGGTCATCGACAAGGTGCTCGTGCACAAAGGATTCACGACACTTCATGTCATGGCTGTAGGTATGTTGGCTCTCGCCCTGTTTGATGGGTTGCTGGGAGGACTGCGTACCTACCTATTCGCCCACACCACGAATCGGATCGATGTAGGATTGGGATCGCAATTGTTCCGTCATCTCTTGGCGTTGCCGCTGGCCTACTTCGAAGCGCGACGAGTTGGCGATACGGTGGCGCGAGTACGGGAGCTTGAGCAAATCCGTCAGTTCCTCACGAGTAATGCTGTGACAGTCGTGTTGGATGTGGTGTTTACCATCGTGTTTTTGGGTGTGATGTGGATCTATAGTCCCACGCTTACATTGGTCGTGATGGCTTCGCTGCCATTGTATGTCCTGCTGTCTGTGCTCATTACGCCGACCATTCGCGCGCGGCTCCATGAAAAATTCAACCGCGGTGCGGAAAATCAGTCCTTTCTGGTGGAAGCGGTAAGCGGCATTCAAACCGTGAAGGCGCTTGCCGTCGAACCGCCGCTGCAACGCCGGTGGGATGAGCAATTGGCCGGGTATGTCCAAGCGAGTTTCCGCGCCACCAACCTCATTGCTGTAGCTGGACAAGCGGCGACGTGCATTCAGAAATCGACGACCATTGCGGTTATGTGGGTGGGTGCCTATCAAGTCATTGATGGCGCATTGAGCATCGGGGAGTTGATCGCCTTCAACATGCTGTCGGGTCAGGTGACGGGACCATTGTTGCGCATGGTGAATCTGTGGCAAGAGTTTCAGCAAGTCGGTATCTCGATTCAGCGATTGGGGGATGTCCTCAATGCCAAGGCGGAACCTTCCTACAACCCCAACCGCACCACCCTTCCGCAGATTGCGGGCCAGATCGTCTTTGACGATGTGGGCTTTCGGTATCGAATCGACGGCCCGCCGGTACTTCAGCATGTCTCTCTCACGCTGCAACCGGGGCAGATCGTCGGTGTGGTGGGGCGCTCCGGGTCGGGGAAAAGTACAATCGCCAAATTGGTGCAACGGCTCTATGTGCCGGAGCGTGGTCGCGTGTTGGTGGATGGCGTTGACCTCGCGCAAATCGATCCTGCCTGGTTGCGGCGCCAAGTCGGGGTGGTGCTGCAAGAGAACTTTCTCTTTAACCGGTCAGTGCGAGACAACATTGCGTTGACGGATCCTGGGCTCTCCATGGATCGCGTCATGCATGCCGCCAAACTCGCCGGCGCCCATGAGTTCATTCTTGAACTTCCGGAGGGATACGATACGATCGTCGGGGAACATGGCTGCGCGCTCTCGGGCGGGCAGCGGCAACGCATCGCCATCGCCCGCGCATTAGTGGCCAACCCTCGTATTCTTATCTTTGACGAAGCAACCAGCGCCTTGGACTATGAGTCTGAAGCGATCATCCAGCGCAACATGGCCCAGATTTGCAAAGGGCGTACGGTCATCATTATTGCCCATCGGCTCAGCACGGTTCGTCCTGCGCATAAGATTTATGTCATTGATCGCGGGCAACTCATTGAGCAAGGCACGCATGATGAACTGCTTACGCGCAATGGGATGTATACGCGACTCCACCAACACCAGGAAGGGCGTGCGGCATAA
- a CDS encoding response regulator, whose translation MMTMQQRILIADDEETFRESTSAILADAGYACSSARDAVEAERLLENGFDLLLADVRMPGNAQLELLEVVAKRHPDLPVVVVTGYPTVGTAIESFRLSIVDYLIKPVELDELKRAVERGLRRRILTRAVKDAMTETAKVAGLFDRLGRSITQHGRSGDHLEWSAQEYMAQAMGHIAQLSALVGRTMEASRTGPPAEPTDICAFMKCPRLDRYEAVIQDAVEVMERTRSSFKSKEIGALRQRLETVLQEGRR comes from the coding sequence ATGATGACTATGCAGCAACGCATTCTCATTGCTGACGATGAGGAAACGTTTCGTGAGTCCACATCGGCGATTCTGGCCGATGCGGGATACGCATGCAGCTCCGCCAGGGACGCGGTTGAGGCCGAGCGCCTTTTGGAGAACGGCTTCGATCTCCTGCTGGCCGATGTCCGTATGCCTGGAAATGCCCAGTTAGAGCTTCTGGAGGTGGTGGCCAAACGCCACCCGGATCTGCCGGTGGTTGTGGTCACGGGATACCCGACGGTGGGGACGGCGATCGAATCGTTTCGCCTTTCGATCGTGGATTATTTGATCAAGCCGGTCGAGTTGGATGAACTGAAACGGGCGGTTGAGCGAGGGCTGCGACGCCGGATCCTCACGCGAGCGGTAAAGGATGCCATGACTGAAACAGCCAAAGTGGCCGGACTCTTCGATCGCTTGGGGCGGTCGATCACACAGCACGGTCGGTCCGGCGATCATCTGGAATGGAGTGCGCAGGAGTACATGGCGCAGGCCATGGGACATATCGCACAGTTGTCTGCGTTGGTTGGACGAACGATGGAGGCCTCACGAACGGGACCTCCTGCGGAGCCGACCGATATCTGTGCCTTCATGAAGTGCCCGCGCCTGGATCGGTATGAGGCTGTGATTCAGGATGCAGTCGAGGTCATGGAGCGTACGCGAAGTTCCTTCAAGTCGAAGGAGATCGGCGCGCTGCGGCAGCGATTGGAAACCGTGTTGCAGGAGGGCCGCCGCTAA
- a CDS encoding HlyD family type I secretion periplasmic adaptor subunit, with protein sequence MMNALQRKGWRFEAAQSAQVEAHGQALEFLPAVLEIQDVPPSPIGRAILWTIMLVFASAVAWSSLSHVDIVAVAPGKIIPSGHSKTIQPFETGVITAIHIQDGQVVKQGEVLIELDATQNRADRDRASSEYRAALVEAARLHALIAGKATFTGPDDADPGFVLLQQQLLRDQAAEYLARVDAARHLVGQRKAAVDATRENLRRLEATVPMEDERAAAYRALLVQQYVSKMDYLQFEQQRIDKAQEWAGQKSKLRQDQAALAESQQNYQALISDFQQSKQAELSAMEMKAASLIQEVRKAGQKTELQKLVSPIDGVVQQLAVHTVGGVVTPAQPLLMVVPQDHPVEVEAQLENRDIGFVKEGQPVELKIETFPFTLYGTIPGKVLTVSDDAVPLDKDKGGLVYVTRVSMDRATMLVEGKQIHLTPGMAVTVEIKTGQRRVIEFLLSPLLKSMKESLRER encoded by the coding sequence ATGATGAATGCCCTGCAACGAAAGGGTTGGCGCTTTGAGGCGGCTCAATCGGCTCAGGTCGAAGCCCACGGACAGGCGCTCGAATTTCTTCCAGCGGTCCTAGAAATTCAAGATGTGCCACCCTCGCCGATCGGCCGCGCTATTCTCTGGACTATCATGCTGGTATTCGCGTCAGCGGTGGCATGGTCTTCACTGAGTCATGTCGATATCGTGGCGGTCGCGCCAGGCAAAATCATTCCCAGTGGCCATTCCAAAACTATTCAGCCGTTCGAGACCGGCGTGATCACCGCCATTCATATACAAGACGGCCAAGTGGTCAAACAGGGTGAAGTGCTGATCGAACTGGATGCCACTCAAAACCGTGCTGATCGTGATCGGGCTTCCAGCGAGTATCGAGCCGCTCTGGTCGAGGCGGCTCGTTTGCATGCACTAATAGCCGGGAAGGCTACCTTCACCGGGCCCGATGATGCCGATCCAGGATTCGTGTTGTTGCAACAGCAACTCTTGCGAGATCAGGCAGCGGAATATTTGGCGCGAGTTGATGCTGCACGACATCTTGTCGGCCAGCGAAAAGCAGCTGTAGATGCCACAAGAGAGAATCTCAGACGCCTTGAAGCCACGGTTCCGATGGAAGATGAACGAGCCGCGGCCTACCGGGCATTATTGGTACAACAGTATGTGTCGAAGATGGACTACCTCCAATTCGAACAGCAACGTATCGATAAGGCTCAGGAATGGGCGGGTCAGAAAAGTAAGTTGCGTCAGGACCAGGCAGCATTGGCAGAATCTCAACAGAATTATCAGGCGCTTATCTCGGACTTTCAACAGAGCAAGCAAGCCGAGCTTTCGGCCATGGAGATGAAAGCTGCGTCGCTCATACAAGAGGTGCGGAAAGCCGGACAAAAAACTGAGCTGCAGAAACTGGTCTCTCCAATCGACGGCGTCGTTCAACAATTGGCAGTGCACACGGTGGGCGGAGTGGTGACACCTGCTCAGCCCCTGCTGATGGTGGTACCTCAGGACCACCCGGTGGAGGTCGAGGCACAGCTCGAAAATAGAGATATCGGATTCGTGAAAGAAGGGCAGCCGGTAGAACTCAAGATCGAAACGTTTCCATTCACTCTGTATGGGACGATTCCCGGAAAGGTGTTGACCGTCTCGGACGATGCGGTACCGTTAGACAAAGACAAGGGCGGTCTAGTCTATGTGACGCGGGTGAGTATGGATCGAGCCACGATGCTGGTGGAAGGAAAGCAGATTCATCTCACCCCCGGCATGGCTGTCACGGTGGAAATCAAAACCGGACAGCGGCGGGTGATCGAATTTTTGCTGAGCCCCTTACTGAAATCGATGAAAGAGAGTTTGCGGGAGCGGTAG